The Zea mays cultivar B73 chromosome 7, Zm-B73-REFERENCE-NAM-5.0, whole genome shotgun sequence DNA segment GTTGCTCCCATAGGATACCCTTCTGTTTGGTGTAGTTCTATTTGCAAGATTAAAAGTATGTGTAGAAGCCCATTGACCAAAATTAGGATTCAGGACACATCAAAACTCAGTGCAAGCAAAAGCATAGGGTATTCCATATGAGTGTTTAAGGTATGTCATTCCATCCTATTATTTAATTTCTTTCTCAGGCAAAGCAAGAGCCTTCTAATTACCTCCTTGAGCATCACTGAGAGATCAAGCCTAATAATTGATGGATCAAGATGCCATAAAAGCAACCTACTACAAATAAAAGATATGACTAAATCAGTATATATTATAGAGAGCAAATGTTTAAAAGTCCAAGCAGTAACAACACAAATACACTATTTGCTTAATATGTAGCAAAGAGCCAACTCCATCGGTGTGAGGCATCCTGTTTCCGTGAGAACCCTCTTTGCATTTGTGATGGAACATGGAACACTGTTTTCTTGATACAAACGTACTAAATAAGGAGAGGTTACCTTGATGCTGGAAGGAGAGAGGCGGATGGTCTGACCGACGCCGCTAAGAGTACACTGCACAAACCCGGAGTCAAGTATGGTTCGTGAGCACGAGCCCACTTTCATCATGCCATCCTCTGAGGAGAACGTGGGACCCAGCCCGAGAAGGATCGCGCGCTGGGCGACCGGAACCACCTCTCACCGGGGGGGGGCACATTGGGATGGGTGGGGGCCTTACCACGTGCGGCGGACGGAGGTCGCCGAGGCCTGCCAATGGGCACGACGACGGGGTGACAAGGACCGGCGGCGAGGGTTAGGGTTTGAGAGCAGTCAAGTGCGGAAGGACGGACGGGCGGTGGGGGGAGCTAGGTCTGAACCGAATAGGGCCATGAGACGGCGGAGGATCTCCTCTGCAAACACACACGGTGGGATGGGCAGGAACTTACCTTGCGGCGGCGGACGGTGATTTGGGCTTGGGAGTCACTCATCTCGCCCGACAGCCGCCTCCCCTCTCCTTCCTTTCTCCTTCCTCCCACGCAACCGGTGCTGTGGGCGGGGCGCTGTGATTTGGGCTTGGGGGGCGGAGGGAGAGCCGGAGAGGGAGGGAGCACCGACCAGGCCAGAGGGCGAGGGGGGAGCGGCGGCTCGCGCGGAGGAGGGTGTACGGTGTAGGAGGCGGCGGGAGGAGTGTAGAGGCAAACCTAGGTGCTCGCACGGTTGGATCGGGTGGGGGCGGGGCGATGCGTGGGAGCGATGCGTGGGGGGTGAGAGTGCGCGCATCGTACGGCTGGGAGACTCTAGAGCGTATTGGACGGTTGAGATCGTCAGAAGGCAGAACAAGcagaggcagcctaccccttagagccttaataggtagtatagaaATGGCAAGGTGCTTCGTTTAACCTCTACCGACGAAGCTTGTATTTGGCCCCTTCGTTTCACCAAAAAAAAGTTTAAGGCAGTTTAAGCATGCACTTTTCGTATATTTCAGGTGCTTTAATTTTAAGATGATTTTAGTGAACACTGTTATATCACCAACTAGTATAAGGATATCATTACTTTTGTTATTTGCTGTTTATTTTTGTGTCATAACGCATCAAATTTTTATCCTTGTCCGACTATAAAAATAATTGTTAATTATTAAATGTCTTTGTGCCAAGATAAATTAGATTTTGTCGAATTTATggttttgtttaacagatttttatgTTTAATTGCAGATGATGTATACATAAATTATAATTAACTAAATTATAGTTTTAATAAAAAAATATAGACAACATCCATCATCTGAAATAAGTCCTTTAACCATGATAGCTCAAGATATAGCTTATTTCTGTGCAATACTTAAGTAATAAGTCGTCAGTTCTTCCAGTGGAACGCCACCGGGCTCCTGACTTTATGCTTCCCGTTCTCCCAGCTGATCTGCCCGAAGTCCCACCCGCCTGCCTCCGGGTTCCCTCCGGCTTCATTTCTGAACTCCACCGAGTAGCTCCTCGTCTCCATCTGCTCCTTGAACTCCAAGGTCGTCGGCGTGACGGTCACCTTCACGTGCTCCGGCGCCACGACGGTGACACTGTACGTCTCCGCCTCCTCGGACACTTTGGTCAGCGTCCGCGTCAGCGTGCGTACGTCGGTGCAGTTCTCGAAGGCCACGACGAACGACGGGTAGTTGAGGCTGGCGGGGCCGCCGGCGAGCGTTCCTGTGCAGTTGACGAAGTCCGGAACGAACCGCCGCATCTGCTCAGCGGTGTAGTTCAGGGCGCACAGGAAGTGGACGTAGTCGTGCTCGCCGGCGTCGTAGACGAGGCCCGGGTCCAGCGCGAGGTCCGGCTGGACGTGCCCGGCCCCGGCCACCAGCGGCGTCGCGACCCTGAAGTTGTCGATTCTGCGGCCCACGATGACGCTATGACCGTTGTCGAGGATATATCCGCCTCGGTTGTCGACCGTACGGGCCGTCGTCATCAGCGCCGACCGTACCATGGCAGGCGTCCAGCTTGGGTGCTTCTTCTTGATCAGCGCCGCGATGCCAGCGACGTGGGGGCACGACATGGACGTTCCGGAGATGATGTTGTAGTCGGCTCTCCTGCCGTCGTCGGAATATCCCGAGACAGATGCGTCGCCCGACCAGGCCGCAAGAATGTTCACTCCCGGCGCGACGACGTCGGGCTTGAGGAGCTCTAGTGCGACAAGGTTGGGGCCCCGCGACGAGAATCCCGCCACCACCGGCGCCCGGTTGTTGCGGCCAATGACCGTCTCACAGGCGAAGCTGAAGGACGCCACCGGATAGGGCACCGATGCCATGTACGCCCTGAGCTTCTCGCCAGCGGTGTAGCTAAGCGTGAGACCCGGAAGAGTGAAGGCATATGCCACGGAACCATCTCGAGACCACTCCTGAGGATCCACATCAACTATCCCTGCTCCACCAGCATTCTGCAAGATGATGCCATCCACGTCGCTTGCTTCGTGCATGCACACCATGATTTTTCCCATGACCGTGTCGGGCGTCCAGCTGTGCCACCTATTGAAGACGTCCGTGGACACTAACTGGATCATGTGTGTGCCCTTGGCATGCATGGTATAAAGGGACTGACCGGCG contains these protein-coding regions:
- the LOC100304436 gene encoding putative subtilase family protein precursor gives rise to the protein MATTITRLLHHLALFLLIVEFADAVLIPKTKNHAALKPQASSTTYIVHANDLAKPPHFRSLEEWYRSMVITHASSTRAASSSSILYTYDTVMHGFAVQLTGDEARLMSSAPGVIGVYEDRVLYPQTTRSPGFMGLEPGNGAWKQADFGDGVIIGFVDTGIWPESASFDDSGLGPVRSSWRGKCVDAHDFNASLCNNKLVGAKAFITPAADAVEERKSRGVSSPRDKEGHGTHVASTAAGAEVRNASLYMFSRGTARGMAPKARIAMYKACGVGGYCRNADIVAAVDAAVKDGVDIISMSVGGARPTAFHDDVVAIALFGAERKGVFVVLSAGNNGPQATTVINSAPWMTTVGAATVDRQYPAQLTLGNGVVLAGQSLYTMHAKGTHMIQLVSTDVFNRWHSWTPDTVMGKIMVCMHEASDVDGIILQNAGGAGIVDVDPQEWSRDGSVAYAFTLPGLTLSYTAGEKLRAYMASVPYPVASFSFACETVIGRNNRAPVVAGFSSRGPNLVALELLKPDVVAPGVNILAAWSGDASVSGYSDDGRRADYNIISGTSMSCPHVAGIAALIKKKHPSWTPAMVRSALMTTARTVDNRGGYILDNGHSVIVGRRIDNFRVATPLVAGAGHVQPDLALDPGLVYDAGEHDYVHFLCALNYTAEQMRRFVPDFVNCTGTLAGGPASLNYPSFVVAFENCTDVRTLTRTLTKVSEEAETYSVTVVAPEHVKVTVTPTTLEFKEQMETRSYSVEFRNEAGGNPEAGGWDFGQISWENGKHKVRSPVAFHWKN